The DNA window CAGGCGCGCCAACTGGTTCTTGTAGCGCTTGGTCAGGGTTTCCTGGATCTGCTTCGGCTCTTTGCCGGCGATCTTCATCCGCAGTACTTCGTCCTTGACGCGTTTGCGCCAGAGGTCATCGAGTTCCGCGGTGGATTTGAGCCAAGGGGCGTCCTTGCGATCGATCAGCAAGGTTTCCTTGGTGGTGAAGTCCATCTGGTCGACGCCTTTGTTCAGCTCGGCAAGGGCGAAGTCCAGACGCGCCTTGACGCGGTCGAGATAGCGCTTGTAGATGGTGAACCCGGCGTTGAGGTCGCCGCTTTTGAGGAAGTCGTCGAACTGGGTCTTCCACTTGTCGAATTCGGCGATGTCGCTGGCCATGAAATAGCTGCGCGACGGATCCAGCAGCTTGAGGTAGCTGTCGTAGATGATCACCGAGCGCGCATCGTCGAGCGGCGGCTTGCTGTAGTGGTGACGCTTGAGCAACTCGACGACGTTCAGGCTGGCGATGACTTCATCGCGATCAGGCTGCAACTTGTCCCAGCTGTTGGCTGCGAATGTACTGCCCGACACCGGCAACAGGCCGATACCGATGAAAAGAGCGAGGGCGGTGCTGGGGAGCAAATGCTTCATGCTGATTCGACGCGGGGACAATTGATAACGCATATTAGGCCGTCTTTGAAGTCGCCGGTTCTACGAGAGCCGGTCGCATAATGCAAAAAGCCCGGCGCTACAGCTTCGGGCTCAGTCCAGACTCACTATGGAGGCACTGTGAAGGCATTGCAAGGCGTGGAAGGTCAAGTGGCATGGGTTGAAGAGCCGAGTCCTACGTGTGATGTAGGACAAGTCCGCATTCGCGTGGCGGCTGCCGGCCTCAATCGCGCCGATTTATTACAGAAGGCAGGGCTTTATCCGCCGCCGCCCGGCGCCAGCCAAGTGCTCGGTCTGGAGTGTTCCGGGGTGATCAGCGAGGTCGGTGCGGGCAGTTCGTGGCAGGTGGGCGACCGGGTCTGCGCCTTGCTGGCCGGGGGCGGCATGGCCGAAGAGGTGGTCGTCGACGGACGGCACGTGCTGCTGGTGCCCGAAGGTGTATCGCTGATCGAAGCCGCGGCATTACCTGAGGTTTATGCAACAGTCTGGCTGAATGTGTTTCAACTTGCGGCACTCAAACCGGGTGAGAAAGTTCTCTTGCACGCCGGGGCAAGTGGAATCGGTTCAGCGGCCATTCAGTTGTGCAAGGCGTTTGGCAACCCCTGTTGGGTCAGCGTCGGCTCGACCGAGCGTTTGGCTTACTGTGAAGCGCTGGGAGCCCAGGGCGGGGTGATTCGTACCGATGATCTGGAAAGCCTGCGCGACTTCGGGCCGTTCGATGTGATTTTGGATCCGGTCGGCGGCAATTATTCGGCGCTCAATCTCAAGTTGATGGCGCTGGACGGGCGTTGGGTGTTGATCGGGTTGATGGGTGGCCGCGAGGCGAAACTCGATTTGGCGCAGGTGTTGGCCAAGCGTGTGCAATTGCTGGGCTCGACGCTGCGCAGTCGTGACGATCAGTTCAAGGCGGATCTGTTCAGTGACCTGAGCCAGCATGTGTGGCCGCTGTTTGCCGAAGGGCGCTTGAGTCCGCAGTTGGCCAAGGCTTTTCCGGTGAAGGATGCCGAGGCGGCGTTTGCCGAGTTGGCGAGCAATACCGTATCCGGGAAACTGGTGTTGGTGATTGACGACAGTTTGAGCTGAGAACGCAAACCCTGTAGGAGTGAGCCTGCTCGCGATGGCGGTCTGTCAGTCAGCATTGATGTTGTCTGACAGACCGCCATCGCGAGCAGGCTCACTCCTACATGTGATCTCCGTTATTTCCAGAGATGGATCGGCCAGTTAGCCTGTTGAGCGTGCTCAAGCAGAACCGGATCCGGATTCACCACATGCGGGAAATCCACTTTCAGCAGCAGCGGCAAATCATTGCGTGAGTCGGAATAGAAACTCGCGCCTTCCAGATTTTCCTCTTCAGCATCCAGCCATTCCAGCAACCGCGTAATCTTGCCTTCGCGATAGGTCAGGGTGCCCACGGTGTGGCCGCTGTACACGCCATGCGCGACTTCCAGTTCGATGCCGAGAATTTCATCGATACCCAGTCGGTCAGCAATCGGTTTGACCAGGTGGGTGCCCGAAGCCGAGATCACCAGAATCCGGTCGCCGGCCTTGCGGTGGGCGGCGATGGTTTTGGTCGCGTCGCTGAAGATGATCGGTTCGATGAAGTCTTCGACCCACGGACCGACAAGGTGCTCGACCTCTTCCGGCGTACGGCCGATCAAGGGTTCGAGGCTGAATTCCATGTAGTCTTCCATGCGCAATTTGCCATGGCTGTAAGCGTCCATCAGCTCATTGTTCTTGCGCATGAACGATTCGGGATCGACCCAGCCCAGACGTCCCATCTGTTCACTCCACAAGGTGGCGCAGTCGCCGTGGATCAGGGTTTCGTCCAGATCAAAAATTGCCAGGGCCATCAGTTCTCTCCGAGAACAGCTGCGAGCTACAAGCTTCGAGCTGCAAGAATTGGAATCAAGTACACCGCAGTCTACAACCTGAAGCTAGTCGCTCGACGTTTGCAGCTACTTTTTAAGCTACC is part of the Pseudomonas sp. TH06 genome and encodes:
- a CDS encoding zinc-binding dehydrogenase; the protein is MKALQGVEGQVAWVEEPSPTCDVGQVRIRVAAAGLNRADLLQKAGLYPPPPGASQVLGLECSGVISEVGAGSSWQVGDRVCALLAGGGMAEEVVVDGRHVLLVPEGVSLIEAAALPEVYATVWLNVFQLAALKPGEKVLLHAGASGIGSAAIQLCKAFGNPCWVSVGSTERLAYCEALGAQGGVIRTDDLESLRDFGPFDVILDPVGGNYSALNLKLMALDGRWVLIGLMGGREAKLDLAQVLAKRVQLLGSTLRSRDDQFKADLFSDLSQHVWPLFAEGRLSPQLAKAFPVKDAEAAFAELASNTVSGKLVLVIDDSLS
- a CDS encoding HAD family hydrolase, coding for MALAIFDLDETLIHGDCATLWSEQMGRLGWVDPESFMRKNNELMDAYSHGKLRMEDYMEFSLEPLIGRTPEEVEHLVGPWVEDFIEPIIFSDATKTIAAHRKAGDRILVISASGTHLVKPIADRLGIDEILGIELEVAHGVYSGHTVGTLTYREGKITRLLEWLDAEEENLEGASFYSDSRNDLPLLLKVDFPHVVNPDPVLLEHAQQANWPIHLWK